The following coding sequences are from one Rathayibacter sp. VKM Ac-2760 window:
- the def gene encoding peptide deformylase, protein MAVLPIRIAGDPVLHSPAAPVTEFDDTLRTLVADMFETMDTAPGVGLAGPQVGVALRLFVYDYEADDGTPRRGVAINPELFVTPTPLGEADEDTESEGCLSFPGERFPLRRSERAILRAVDLDGTPFEIEAEGWFARVFQHEFDHLDGVLYTDRLEHEYAKPVAKITRKRGWGVPGVSWTPGLEHLED, encoded by the coding sequence ATGGCCGTCCTCCCCATCCGCATCGCCGGCGACCCCGTCCTGCACTCCCCCGCCGCCCCCGTCACCGAGTTCGACGACACCCTCCGCACGCTCGTCGCGGACATGTTCGAGACGATGGACACGGCGCCCGGCGTCGGCCTCGCCGGCCCGCAGGTCGGCGTGGCGCTGCGGCTCTTCGTCTACGACTACGAGGCCGACGACGGCACTCCCCGCCGCGGCGTCGCGATCAACCCCGAGCTGTTCGTCACGCCGACGCCGCTCGGCGAGGCGGACGAGGACACCGAGTCCGAGGGCTGCCTGTCCTTCCCCGGCGAGCGGTTCCCGCTGCGGCGCTCCGAGCGCGCGATCCTCCGGGCGGTGGACCTCGACGGCACGCCGTTCGAGATCGAGGCGGAGGGCTGGTTCGCCCGCGTCTTCCAGCACGAGTTCGACCACCTCGACGGCGTCCTCTACACGGACCGCCTCGAGCACGAGTACGCCAAGCCGGTCGCGAAGATCACCCGCAAGCGCGGCTGGGGCGTGCCCGGCGTCTCCTGGACGCCCGGCCTCGAGCACCTCGAGGACTGA
- a CDS encoding LON peptidase substrate-binding domain-containing protein — MFPLGSVLLPHMPLPLRLFEPRYLRMLGDVLEDESLSFGVVLIERGQEVGGGDQRFPVGAVAKILNIDGAESFVTIDSVGEERFEVVRWYDDDPYPKAEVRTLPPLEWAPEHEELLRSAESAVRTALAVASEFVEQRYGAVVELAEDPTAHAWQLAGVAPVTELDRLAFLRSSSMTELLEAVRERSAEATESFRAGWA; from the coding sequence ATGTTTCCGCTCGGCTCCGTGCTGCTGCCGCACATGCCGCTCCCGCTCCGGCTGTTCGAGCCGCGGTATCTGCGGATGCTCGGCGACGTGCTCGAGGACGAATCGCTCTCCTTCGGCGTCGTCCTGATCGAGCGCGGACAGGAGGTCGGCGGCGGCGATCAGCGCTTCCCGGTCGGTGCCGTGGCGAAGATCCTCAACATCGACGGCGCGGAGTCGTTCGTCACCATCGACTCGGTGGGGGAGGAGCGCTTCGAGGTCGTCCGCTGGTACGACGACGACCCGTATCCGAAGGCTGAGGTGCGCACCCTGCCGCCGCTCGAATGGGCCCCGGAGCACGAGGAGCTGCTGCGATCGGCCGAGTCCGCCGTCCGCACGGCGCTGGCGGTCGCGAGCGAGTTCGTCGAGCAGCGCTACGGCGCGGTCGTGGAGCTGGCCGAGGATCCGACGGCGCACGCGTGGCAGCTCGCCGGCGTCGCGCCCGTCACGGAGCTCGACCGGCTCGCGTTCCTCCGCAGCTCGTCGATGACGGAGCTGCTCGAGGCCGTGCGCGAGCGCTCGGCCGAGGCGACCGAGTCGTTCCGGGCCGGCTGGGCCTGA
- a CDS encoding class I SAM-dependent methyltransferase → MRDDVLDLLRRRPDVEAPALVAVDASDRLLLDLAAGRSRVAVVGDAYGALTLALAADGVSVSSAQDSITAEHALAANAEAVRTAGIELAPFIVAESIAQAVDGAELVLLRLPRSLDALAAIAAEVALANPAAQLIAAGRIKHMSLGMNDVLARRYGRIDVSLARQKSRALLASEALADQPAAPGAERRRLGDIGLEVVALPGVFAGAKLDLGTRALLAALDPSALPGGVAVDLGCGSGVLAASLALARPDLDVLATDSSRAAVDSAGLTAEANGLGDRIRLLRDDNASTLTDASVDVVLCNPPFHSDGAVTDLVARRMIQAAGRILRPGGELWTVFNSHLAHPAELRRSVGSTKIIERSAKFTVARSRRDA, encoded by the coding sequence TCCCGCGTCGCCGTCGTCGGCGACGCCTACGGCGCGCTCACGCTGGCCCTCGCCGCGGACGGCGTCTCCGTCTCCTCCGCGCAGGACTCGATCACCGCCGAGCACGCCCTGGCCGCGAACGCCGAGGCGGTCCGCACCGCCGGCATCGAGCTCGCCCCGTTCATCGTCGCCGAGTCGATCGCGCAGGCCGTCGACGGCGCCGAGCTGGTGCTGCTGCGCCTCCCGCGCTCCCTCGACGCCCTCGCCGCGATCGCGGCCGAGGTCGCGCTCGCGAACCCGGCCGCGCAGCTCATCGCCGCCGGCCGGATCAAGCACATGTCGCTCGGCATGAACGACGTGCTGGCGCGCCGCTACGGGCGGATCGACGTCAGCCTCGCCCGGCAGAAGTCGCGCGCCCTGCTGGCGAGCGAGGCGCTCGCCGACCAGCCCGCGGCCCCGGGGGCCGAGCGCCGCCGCCTCGGCGACATCGGGCTCGAGGTGGTCGCGCTGCCGGGCGTCTTCGCCGGCGCGAAGCTCGACCTCGGCACGCGCGCCCTGCTCGCCGCACTCGACCCCTCGGCGCTGCCCGGGGGAGTCGCGGTCGACCTCGGCTGCGGCTCCGGAGTCCTCGCCGCCTCGCTCGCCCTCGCCCGGCCGGACCTCGACGTGCTCGCGACCGACAGCTCCCGTGCGGCCGTCGACTCGGCCGGACTCACGGCCGAGGCGAACGGCCTCGGCGACCGGATCCGGCTGCTCCGCGACGACAACGCGTCCACGCTCACGGACGCCTCGGTCGACGTCGTGCTCTGCAACCCGCCCTTCCACTCCGACGGCGCCGTGACCGACCTGGTCGCCCGCCGGATGATCCAGGCGGCCGGCCGCATCCTCCGTCCCGGCGGCGAGCTGTGGACGGTCTTCAACTCGCACCTCGCGCACCCCGCCGAGCTGCGCCGCTCGGTCGGCTCGACCAAGATCATCGAGCGGAGCGCGAAGTTCACCGTCGCGCGCAGCCGCCGCGACGCCTGA
- a CDS encoding DMT family transporter — MPTDLTELADQFTLDPAQFIGIPLALIGAVFLSLGAQFQHRGVVKVERFSKRSGSSGLSGGQLFALLSRPSWVIGTLMLALAIVFQLTSLGFSPLIVVQPLGAVALVITAVVNARVSKVRLNTSSIRAIMLCVGGVGVFVLVAAFNAVDKSIQTSQLITILVILAVVLTVFVIAFRVFRKKARAIFYILGAGVVYGFVATLAKVVLNRIKYGEFDPLTVVCIVALLAATALGGYFVQNAYSSGPPDLVVAGLTVVDPLVAVAIGIIVLGEAQYAAPWAIPLFIAAGVVAIWGVFLLAKHHPQAR, encoded by the coding sequence ATGCCCACTGATCTCACTGAATTGGCGGATCAGTTCACCCTCGATCCCGCGCAGTTCATCGGCATCCCGCTCGCGCTGATCGGCGCGGTCTTCCTCTCGCTCGGCGCGCAGTTCCAGCACCGGGGGGTCGTCAAGGTCGAGCGGTTCTCCAAGCGCTCCGGGTCGAGCGGGCTCAGCGGCGGGCAGCTGTTCGCGCTGCTCTCGCGACCGTCCTGGGTGATCGGCACGCTGATGCTGGCGCTCGCGATCGTCTTCCAGCTGACCAGCCTCGGCTTCTCGCCGCTCATCGTCGTCCAGCCGCTCGGCGCCGTCGCGCTCGTCATCACCGCGGTCGTCAACGCCAGGGTGAGCAAGGTGCGACTGAACACGTCCTCCATCCGGGCGATCATGCTGTGCGTCGGCGGCGTCGGCGTCTTCGTGCTCGTCGCCGCCTTCAACGCGGTCGACAAGTCGATCCAGACGTCGCAGCTGATCACGATCCTGGTGATCCTCGCGGTCGTGCTCACCGTCTTCGTGATCGCGTTCCGGGTCTTCCGCAAGAAGGCGCGGGCGATCTTCTACATCCTCGGCGCGGGCGTCGTCTACGGCTTCGTCGCGACCCTGGCGAAGGTGGTGCTCAACCGGATCAAGTACGGCGAGTTCGACCCGCTGACGGTCGTCTGCATCGTGGCGCTGCTCGCCGCGACCGCGCTCGGCGGCTACTTCGTGCAGAACGCCTACTCGTCCGGACCGCCGGACCTCGTCGTCGCCGGCCTCACCGTCGTCGATCCGCTCGTCGCCGTCGCGATCGGCATCATCGTCCTGGGCGAGGCGCAGTACGCGGCGCCCTGGGCGATCCCGCTCTTCATCGCCGCGGGAGTGGTCGCCATCTGGGGCGTCTTCCTCCTCGCGAAGCACCACCCGCAGGCCCGCTGA
- a CDS encoding MDR family MFS transporter, with protein MTDSPTRASVGLRSERGPILLALMISTALVALDATILSTAVPSIVADLGGFEQFPWLFSVYLLAQAVSVPLYGKLSDVVGRKPIMLIGIGLFLLGSLLCGLAWSMPALIAFRALQGLGAGAIQPMGITIAGDIYTVAERAKTQGYLASVWGISSVVGPTLGGVLSDLGAWRWIFLVNIPLCLLAAFLLVRSFRETTRGERTPLDLAGASVLAVGTALLILGLLEGGNAWPWLSPAGVGVFVVAALAFAGFVAIERRAVAPVLPLWVLTRRVLVSTSLVSVTVGAITLGVTSYFPTFAQGVLGSSALGAGFAVAAMTLGWPVAASLSGRLYLRIGFRRTAFIGASLVTVGTGLTILLGASSSLWEIAGFCVLIGAGMGLVATPTLIRAQASVEWNERGVVSSTNFFARNIGSAVAVAVFGAIVNAQAGGGDPTPEGLAAGTRFVCIALTVLAVGMLFAVRAMPKDAPRPADAPATSPAES; from the coding sequence ATGACCGACTCCCCCACGCGCGCGAGCGTCGGACTGCGCTCGGAGCGCGGCCCGATCCTCCTAGCGCTGATGATCTCGACCGCCCTGGTCGCCCTCGACGCGACGATCCTCTCGACAGCGGTGCCCTCGATCGTGGCGGACCTCGGCGGCTTCGAGCAGTTCCCGTGGCTGTTCTCGGTCTACCTGCTCGCACAGGCGGTCTCCGTCCCCCTCTACGGCAAGCTGTCCGACGTGGTCGGCCGCAAGCCCATCATGCTGATCGGGATCGGACTCTTCCTCCTCGGCTCGCTGCTCTGCGGCCTGGCCTGGAGCATGCCGGCGCTGATCGCCTTCCGCGCCCTCCAGGGCCTGGGCGCCGGAGCGATCCAGCCGATGGGCATCACCATCGCCGGCGACATCTACACGGTCGCCGAGCGCGCGAAGACGCAGGGCTACCTCGCGAGCGTCTGGGGCATCTCCTCGGTCGTCGGCCCCACCCTCGGCGGCGTCCTGTCCGACCTCGGTGCCTGGCGCTGGATCTTCCTGGTCAACATCCCGCTCTGCCTGCTCGCGGCGTTCCTCCTGGTCCGGAGCTTCCGCGAGACCACGCGCGGCGAGCGCACCCCGCTCGACCTCGCCGGCGCCTCGGTCCTCGCGGTCGGCACGGCGCTGCTCATCCTCGGCCTGCTCGAGGGCGGCAACGCCTGGCCGTGGCTGTCGCCGGCGGGAGTCGGCGTGTTCGTGGTCGCCGCGCTCGCCTTCGCCGGCTTCGTGGCCATCGAGCGTCGGGCGGTGGCGCCGGTGCTGCCGCTCTGGGTGCTCACCCGGCGGGTCCTGGTCTCGACCAGCCTCGTCTCGGTCACCGTCGGCGCGATCACGCTCGGCGTCACGTCCTACTTCCCGACCTTCGCGCAGGGCGTGCTCGGCAGCTCCGCGCTCGGAGCCGGCTTCGCGGTCGCCGCGATGACGCTCGGCTGGCCGGTCGCGGCGAGCCTCTCCGGGCGGCTGTACCTGCGGATCGGCTTCCGGCGCACCGCCTTCATCGGAGCCTCGCTGGTGACGGTCGGCACCGGGCTGACCATCCTCCTCGGCGCCTCGTCGAGCCTCTGGGAGATCGCGGGCTTCTGCGTGCTGATCGGCGCGGGGATGGGCCTGGTCGCGACGCCGACCCTCATCCGCGCGCAGGCGAGCGTGGAGTGGAACGAGCGCGGCGTGGTCTCGTCGACGAACTTCTTCGCCCGCAACATCGGCAGCGCCGTGGCGGTCGCGGTCTTCGGCGCGATCGTCAACGCGCAGGCGGGCGGCGGCGACCCCACGCCCGAGGGCCTCGCGGCCGGCACCCGCTTCGTCTGCATCGCGCTGACGGTGCTCGCGGTCGGGATGCTCTTCGCGGTCCGAGCGATGCCGAAGGACGCGCCGCGACCGGCCGACGCTCCCGCGACGTCCCCGGCGGAGTCCTAG
- a CDS encoding glycosyltransferase, giving the protein MDSRRLSVVVPVKDDARHLERLLALLAEQTLTPFEIVVVDDGSTDDSADIARAAGARVIVHGGSGIPASTAHGFDEAHGDVLARLDADSQPDRHWLARIAAHFADPAVGAVTGPGRFVELGPVAQVLARIVYMDAYFVLMGSALANWPLFGSNCAVRRSAWAEIAEEMHRDDPYVHDDVEISVHLGLRHRIVYDRHLEVGISARPFGAPADMVRRLDRALHTLRRHPGLGDPVQRWIHRTRRRHLERLRTVAAARRGLR; this is encoded by the coding sequence ATGGACTCCCGACGCCTCTCGGTCGTCGTCCCCGTCAAGGACGACGCCCGGCATCTCGAGCGGCTGCTCGCCCTCCTCGCCGAGCAGACCCTCACCCCCTTCGAGATCGTCGTCGTCGACGACGGCAGCACCGACGACAGCGCGGACATCGCCCGCGCGGCGGGGGCGAGGGTGATCGTGCACGGCGGCAGCGGCATCCCCGCCAGCACCGCCCACGGCTTCGACGAGGCGCACGGCGACGTGCTCGCGCGCCTGGACGCGGACTCGCAGCCCGACCGGCACTGGCTCGCCCGGATCGCGGCGCACTTCGCCGACCCTGCGGTGGGCGCCGTCACCGGTCCCGGCCGCTTCGTCGAGCTCGGGCCGGTCGCGCAGGTGCTCGCGCGGATCGTCTATATGGACGCGTACTTCGTGCTGATGGGATCAGCCCTTGCGAACTGGCCGCTCTTCGGCTCGAACTGCGCCGTCCGCCGCTCCGCGTGGGCGGAGATCGCCGAGGAGATGCATCGCGACGACCCGTACGTGCACGACGACGTCGAGATCAGCGTGCACCTGGGGCTGCGCCACCGCATCGTCTACGACCGCCACCTCGAGGTCGGCATCTCGGCGCGACCGTTCGGCGCCCCCGCCGACATGGTGCGGCGCCTCGACCGGGCCCTGCACACTCTCCGGCGGCACCCCGGACTCGGCGACCCCGTGCAGCGCTGGATCCACCGCACCCGGCGCCGGCACCTGGAGCGGCTGCGGACCGTCGCGGCCGCTCGCCGCGGTCTGCGCTAG
- a CDS encoding glycosyltransferase, with product MGCDTFAPDVNGAAKFAERLAAGLQARGHEVHVVAPSADGWSGTRVESHEGQRIIVHRLFSLRWYPHDWLRFALPFRIRQNSARILDEVKPDVVHFQSHVIVGRGLGQEAAKRGIRIIGTNHFMPENMLEFTLLPKAAQAKAVAMAWRAARRTFGRAEAVTTPTRKAAQFLEKYTGLQGVHAISCGIDADNYTPDFTPRTANRILFVGRVTGEKHIDVLLRAVSLLDASLDAQLEIVGGGDQMRNLQQLASTLGIADRVHFTGYVSDAELKEAYTRATVFAMPSIAELQSIATMEAMASALPVVAADAMALPHLVHDGENGHLFEPGNAQALADRLTDVLSADPERLESLKRASLRIVAAHDINRTISTFESLYRGEPVADPAADAASAPAGRAAS from the coding sequence ATCGGCTGCGACACCTTCGCGCCCGACGTCAACGGAGCCGCCAAGTTCGCCGAGCGCCTCGCCGCCGGCCTGCAGGCGCGCGGCCACGAGGTCCACGTCGTCGCCCCGTCGGCCGACGGCTGGAGCGGCACCCGGGTCGAGAGCCACGAGGGCCAGCGGATCATCGTCCACCGCCTCTTCAGCCTCCGCTGGTACCCGCACGACTGGCTGCGCTTCGCGCTGCCGTTCCGCATCCGGCAGAACAGCGCGCGGATCCTCGACGAGGTGAAGCCCGACGTCGTGCACTTCCAGTCCCACGTCATCGTCGGCCGCGGTCTCGGCCAGGAGGCGGCCAAGCGCGGCATCCGCATCATCGGCACGAACCACTTCATGCCCGAGAACATGCTCGAGTTCACGCTGCTGCCCAAGGCCGCCCAGGCGAAGGCCGTGGCGATGGCCTGGCGGGCCGCCCGCCGCACCTTCGGCCGTGCCGAGGCGGTCACCACGCCGACCCGCAAGGCGGCCCAGTTCCTCGAGAAGTACACCGGCCTGCAGGGCGTGCACGCCATCTCCTGCGGCATCGACGCCGACAACTACACGCCGGACTTCACGCCGCGCACCGCCAACCGCATCCTCTTCGTGGGTCGCGTCACCGGCGAGAAGCACATCGACGTCCTGCTCCGCGCCGTCTCGCTGCTCGACGCCTCCCTCGACGCGCAGCTCGAGATCGTCGGCGGCGGCGACCAGATGCGCAACCTGCAGCAGCTCGCGTCGACCCTCGGCATCGCCGACCGCGTCCACTTCACCGGCTACGTCTCCGACGCCGAGCTGAAGGAGGCGTACACCCGCGCCACCGTCTTCGCGATGCCCTCCATCGCCGAGCTGCAGAGCATCGCGACCATGGAGGCGATGGCGTCGGCCCTCCCCGTGGTCGCCGCCGACGCGATGGCGCTCCCGCACCTCGTCCACGACGGCGAGAACGGCCACCTCTTCGAGCCCGGCAACGCCCAGGCCCTGGCCGACCGCCTGACCGACGTGCTCTCGGCCGACCCGGAGCGCCTCGAGTCGCTCAAGCGCGCCTCGCTCCGCATCGTCGCCGCCCACGACATCAACCGCACGATCAGCACTTTCGAGAGCCTGTATCGTGGGGAGCCGGTGGCCGATCCGGCCGCCGACGCAGCGTCCGCTCCGGCAGGCCGAGCCGCCTCCTGA
- a CDS encoding bifunctional 3'-5' exonuclease/DNA polymerase has protein sequence MLFALTGGPTGEWRAVAADGSSAQVGGGRGPAELAAFVREHEAARPRWVWDDTARWYPVLLAEGVHVARCHDLRLARAILRRSEQTARSPLALAAPDAWDGGAAAPAAGDTLLGFEEAPAETDELDPLVELARQEEAQASAAEGGRLRLLLAAESVGALIAREIAAAGLPWRADVHDRVLTELLGPRPQFGGRPARLEALAEAVRRELGAPELNPDSPADLVRALRRAGLAVESTRSWELQSIEHPVIAPLLEYKKLSRLLTANGWAWLDAWVHEGRFRPEYVVGGVVTGRWATSGGGALQLPRQIRAAVTADAGWKLVVADAAQLEPRILAALAGDTVMAAAGRGKDLYQGIVDAGVVPDRPRAKVAMLGAMYGATSGEAGRLMPRLARAYPRSVAHVEAAARAGERGEPVSTWLGRSSPPGDAEATGQRARDWGRFTRNFVVQGTAAEWALCWMGELRARLRTEGSGTAHLVYFLHDEVIVHAPAGEAERVAAIVREAAVRAGRALFGDQDVDFPVTVAIADAYDEAK, from the coding sequence ATGCTCTTCGCGCTCACCGGTGGCCCTACGGGGGAATGGCGGGCCGTCGCCGCGGACGGCTCGAGCGCCCAGGTCGGCGGCGGGCGCGGTCCGGCCGAGCTGGCCGCCTTCGTCCGCGAGCACGAGGCGGCCCGGCCGCGCTGGGTCTGGGACGACACCGCCCGCTGGTACCCGGTGCTCCTGGCCGAGGGCGTGCACGTCGCGCGTTGCCACGATCTCCGCCTCGCCCGGGCGATCCTCCGGCGCTCGGAGCAGACGGCGCGCTCGCCGCTCGCCCTGGCGGCTCCCGACGCCTGGGACGGCGGAGCGGCCGCACCGGCCGCCGGTGACACGCTCCTCGGCTTCGAGGAGGCGCCCGCCGAGACGGACGAGCTGGACCCGCTGGTCGAGCTGGCGCGGCAGGAGGAAGCGCAGGCCTCGGCCGCCGAGGGTGGGCGCCTGCGGCTGCTGCTCGCGGCGGAGTCCGTCGGCGCGCTGATCGCGCGCGAGATCGCGGCGGCCGGGCTGCCCTGGCGGGCGGACGTGCACGACCGCGTCCTCACCGAGCTGCTCGGCCCGCGGCCGCAGTTCGGCGGTCGGCCCGCCCGGCTCGAGGCGCTGGCCGAGGCGGTCCGCCGCGAGCTGGGCGCTCCCGAGCTGAACCCCGACTCGCCGGCTGATCTCGTCCGCGCGCTCCGCCGCGCGGGGCTGGCCGTGGAGTCGACGCGCTCCTGGGAGCTGCAGTCGATCGAGCACCCCGTGATCGCGCCGCTGCTGGAGTACAAGAAGCTCTCGCGGCTGCTCACCGCCAACGGCTGGGCCTGGCTCGACGCCTGGGTGCACGAGGGGCGCTTCCGCCCCGAGTACGTCGTCGGCGGGGTCGTCACCGGCCGCTGGGCGACGTCGGGCGGCGGTGCGCTGCAGCTGCCGCGGCAGATCCGCGCCGCGGTCACCGCCGACGCCGGCTGGAAGCTCGTGGTCGCCGACGCCGCTCAGCTGGAGCCGCGGATCCTCGCCGCGCTGGCGGGCGACACCGTGATGGCCGCGGCCGGTCGCGGCAAGGACCTCTACCAGGGCATCGTCGATGCGGGCGTCGTGCCCGACCGGCCGCGCGCGAAGGTCGCGATGCTCGGCGCGATGTACGGGGCGACCAGCGGCGAGGCGGGGCGCCTGATGCCGAGGCTCGCGCGCGCCTACCCGCGCTCGGTCGCGCACGTCGAGGCGGCGGCCCGCGCCGGTGAGCGCGGCGAGCCGGTCTCCACCTGGCTCGGCCGCAGCTCACCGCCCGGCGATGCGGAGGCGACGGGCCAGCGCGCTCGCGACTGGGGGCGCTTCACCCGCAACTTCGTCGTGCAGGGCACGGCCGCGGAGTGGGCGCTGTGCTGGATGGGCGAGCTGCGCGCGCGGCTGCGCACCGAGGGCAGCGGGACCGCGCACCTCGTCTACTTCCTGCACGACGAGGTGATCGTGCACGCGCCCGCGGGGGAGGCCGAGCGGGTCGCCGCGATCGTCCGCGAGGCCGCCGTCCGCGCCGGCCGGGCGCTCTTCGGCGATCAGGACGTCGACTTCCCGGTCACCGTCGCGATCGCCGACGCCTACGACGAGGCGAAGTGA